In one Winogradskyella sp. MH6 genomic region, the following are encoded:
- a CDS encoding alpha/beta hydrolase: MQKVITYSLFFLMFSSSVSAFQKVQKVQKDTSYTVNSSFKKYKKNFPNIEIPKPQHYENVKEINDEVYKQVGERKLHLDAFVNTDSLLKPAVIMVHGGGWKSGDKSHMKPMAQCIASKGYACFALEYRLSDEAQYPDGIYDIKEAIQYIKSNAKGFRIDTTKVAILGTSSGAQMATLVGTTNNNSNFEENTGYNTSTSVQAIVNLDGVIAFVHPKSTEGKMAAWWLGGTSKEKPKVWKEASALTHVDENTPPTLFISSQYERFQAGREEMIEIMDKHNIYSQVENFPDSPHTFWLFNPWFTETVNYITLFLDKTFKKES, encoded by the coding sequence GTGCAAAAAGTCATAACATACAGTTTGTTTTTCTTGATGTTTTCATCAAGTGTTTCTGCATTTCAAAAAGTTCAAAAAGTTCAAAAAGACACCTCTTACACTGTAAATAGTTCTTTTAAAAAGTATAAAAAGAACTTTCCAAACATAGAAATTCCGAAGCCTCAACATTATGAAAATGTAAAAGAAATCAATGATGAGGTTTATAAGCAAGTAGGTGAACGAAAACTTCATTTAGATGCTTTTGTCAATACAGATTCATTGTTGAAACCTGCTGTAATTATGGTCCATGGAGGCGGTTGGAAATCTGGCGATAAATCACATATGAAACCAATGGCGCAATGTATCGCTTCAAAAGGTTATGCTTGCTTTGCTTTAGAATATAGATTATCTGATGAAGCCCAATATCCTGATGGTATTTATGATATTAAAGAAGCCATTCAATACATAAAATCTAATGCAAAAGGATTTCGTATTGATACTACAAAAGTTGCCATTTTAGGAACGTCTTCAGGTGCTCAAATGGCAACACTAGTTGGCACAACAAATAACAATTCTAACTTTGAAGAAAATACAGGTTATAACACATCAACTTCTGTTCAAGCTATTGTAAACTTAGATGGCGTCATAGCTTTCGTTCACCCAAAATCTACTGAAGGTAAAATGGCTGCTTGGTGGTTGGGAGGAACTTCAAAAGAAAAACCTAAAGTCTGGAAAGAGGCATCTGCATTAACACATGTTGATGAGAATACACCTCCAACGTTGTTTATCAGTAGTCAGTATGAACGTTTTCAAGCAGGAAGAGAAGAAATGATTGAAATCATGGACAAGCATAACATTTATTCTCAGGTTGAGAATTTCCCAGATAGTCCTCATACGTTTTGGTTATTTAATCCGTGGTTTACAGAAACCGTAAATTATATCACTTTATTTTTAGATAAAACATTCAAAAAAGAATCATAA
- a CDS encoding DUF4861 family protein, translating to MKRSKLIAALLCASTIVACKSEKKEDAKPEVKQEEKAQETQKTYAEISVAQGGEWKDGPRGHMEYSGGTSFKNVSSVKVPENHTDHTWFIRYEGPGWESNKVGYRLYLDWRNAIDIFGKKTDTMVLGQVGQDGFDSYHEPQPWGQDILKVGKGLGVGSLGRLVNDEVLHFKNVDSTFASVENSANVSSVVVDYYGWKTGEDTIDLQSTLSIQPDKRYTKHTIQPSKAVNGIVTGIIDHKVSYFTKESENKKWAYIATYGEQTLVPDDLGMAVFYEVDTTVEAKKGEFDYLVEFKPTTKPVSFYFLAAWEQEKDGIKNEKEFLDYLEGLLIELNSNNTL from the coding sequence ATGAAAAGATCAAAATTAATAGCAGCTTTATTATGTGCGAGTACCATTGTGGCTTGTAAATCCGAAAAGAAAGAGGATGCAAAACCAGAGGTTAAGCAAGAAGAAAAAGCCCAAGAAACTCAAAAGACATATGCTGAAATTTCAGTAGCTCAAGGAGGTGAGTGGAAAGATGGTCCAAGAGGTCATATGGAATATAGTGGTGGTACTTCATTTAAAAACGTTTCTTCTGTAAAAGTGCCAGAAAATCATACAGATCATACTTGGTTTATCCGTTACGAAGGTCCAGGTTGGGAGAGCAATAAAGTAGGCTATAGGCTCTATTTAGATTGGAGAAATGCTATTGATATTTTTGGTAAAAAGACAGATACTATGGTATTAGGACAAGTTGGTCAAGATGGTTTTGATTCTTACCACGAACCGCAACCATGGGGACAAGATATTCTAAAAGTAGGTAAAGGCCTTGGTGTTGGGTCATTAGGGCGCTTGGTTAATGACGAAGTGCTTCATTTTAAAAATGTAGATTCAACGTTTGCATCTGTTGAAAATTCAGCCAATGTATCTTCTGTGGTAGTAGATTATTACGGTTGGAAAACAGGCGAAGACACTATCGATTTGCAATCAACACTCAGTATTCAACCAGATAAAAGATATACAAAACACACCATTCAACCTTCAAAAGCAGTAAATGGTATTGTAACTGGAATTATAGATCACAAAGTGTCTTATTTTACCAAAGAAAGTGAAAATAAAAAATGGGCTTACATAGCAACCTATGGTGAGCAAACATTAGTGCCAGACGACTTAGGTATGGCGGTCTTTTACGAAGTAGATACAACCGTTGAAGCTAAAAAAGGCGAGTTTGATTACTTAGTAGAATTCAAACCAACTACTAAGCCAGTTTCTTTTTACTTTTTAGCAGCTTGGGAACAAGAAAAAGATGGTATTAAAAACGAAAAAGAATTCTTGGACTACCTTGAAGGATTGTTGATTGAATTGAACTCTAACAACACGTTATAA
- a CDS encoding cupin domain-containing protein, translating into MKTGINLFTMLLFCVALQITTAQEKTYTIEECVNTFSEEKTVPTKVGYQYWFADKDFLDGRTIKMSVVAPGKSTHAPHKHKEDEFFYVLEGKAKFYLDGKEVVVEANTSLYCPSWSMHGISNVGDTELKYLVIKKYEKE; encoded by the coding sequence ATGAAAACTGGTATCAATTTGTTCACAATGCTTCTGTTTTGCGTTGCATTACAAATCACAACTGCTCAAGAAAAGACGTATACCATAGAAGAATGTGTCAATACCTTTTCTGAAGAAAAAACGGTGCCTACAAAAGTTGGCTATCAGTATTGGTTTGCCGATAAAGATTTCCTAGATGGTAGAACGATAAAAATGAGTGTTGTAGCACCAGGTAAATCTACACATGCACCTCATAAGCATAAAGAAGATGAATTCTTTTACGTTCTAGAAGGTAAGGCAAAATTTTATTTAGACGGAAAAGAAGTTGTTGTCGAAGCAAACACAAGCTTGTATTGTCCATCTTGGAGTATGCATGGTATCAGCAATGTTGGTGATACCGAATTAAAATATTTAGTGATTAAAAAATACGAAAAAGAGTAA
- a CDS encoding glycoside hydrolase family 88/105 protein yields MKNIALVAILALSFFTSCKEEKKQQEETPVAKKEISEDLKWSERMALSEIKRFPDPTLLDFRDKPKWSYTNGLVLQAMSKVYEEINNQKLYDYIYDYANRMIEEDGAIKTYKMSNYNLDMIKSGDAIYYVYNKTKEPRFKNVMDTLHKQLESQPTTSEGGYWHKKVYPYQMWLDGVYMAEPFHTKYAKSYMDDEEAKKVYDKIMLQFDLIEKYSRDPETGLYYHGWDESKEQKWANKDTGLSQNFWSRGMGWYGMALVDVLDYLPENYEGRERLIKYLNQYAEAIVKYQDEKTSTWYQVLNLPEREGNYLEATGTSMFTYTLAKGVNKGYLPKQYLDNANKAFEGILDTFITVEDNGVVSLNKCCGVAGLGGNPYRDGTFEYYIGEIIRSNDPKGTGPFIMAALELNK; encoded by the coding sequence ATGAAAAACATAGCACTTGTAGCAATATTAGCATTGAGTTTTTTTACCAGTTGTAAAGAAGAGAAAAAGCAACAGGAAGAAACACCTGTGGCTAAAAAAGAAATTTCAGAGGATTTAAAGTGGTCAGAGCGTATGGCGCTTTCTGAAATTAAACGTTTTCCAGATCCTACACTTTTAGATTTTAGAGATAAGCCAAAATGGAGTTATACCAATGGATTGGTTTTGCAAGCAATGTCTAAAGTTTACGAAGAAATCAATAATCAAAAATTATACGATTATATCTACGATTATGCCAACAGAATGATCGAAGAAGATGGAGCTATAAAAACCTATAAAATGTCTAATTACAACTTAGACATGATAAAGTCTGGCGATGCTATTTACTATGTTTATAACAAAACTAAAGAACCGCGTTTTAAAAATGTAATGGACACCTTACACAAACAATTAGAAAGTCAGCCAACAACATCTGAAGGTGGTTATTGGCACAAAAAAGTGTATCCATATCAAATGTGGCTAGATGGTGTGTATATGGCAGAACCGTTTCATACAAAATATGCCAAATCGTATATGGATGATGAAGAAGCTAAAAAGGTTTATGATAAGATTATGTTACAATTCGACCTAATCGAAAAATACAGTAGAGATCCAGAAACGGGCTTATATTATCACGGTTGGGACGAAAGTAAAGAACAAAAATGGGCAAATAAAGACACCGGATTGTCTCAAAATTTTTGGTCTCGTGGCATGGGCTGGTACGGCATGGCATTGGTTGATGTTTTGGATTATTTACCGGAGAATTACGAAGGGAGAGAACGACTAATTAAGTATCTCAACCAATATGCCGAAGCTATTGTAAAGTATCAAGATGAAAAAACAAGCACGTGGTATCAAGTACTAAATCTACCTGAAAGAGAGGGTAATTATCTAGAGGCAACAGGTACAAGTATGTTTACATATACTTTAGCAAAAGGCGTTAATAAAGGCTATTTACCGAAACAATATTTAGATAATGCCAACAAAGCATTTGAAGGCATATTAGATACATTCATCACTGTTGAAGATAACGGAGTTGTCAGTCTTAATAAATGTTGTGGAGTAGCAGGTTTGGGTGGAAATCCATACAGAGACGGAACTTTTGAATATTATATTGGAGAGATCATCAGGTCTAACGATCCAAAAGGAACAGGACCATTTATCATGGCTGCTTTAGAACTTAACAAGTAA
- a CDS encoding Gfo/Idh/MocA family oxidoreductase: protein MATINTALCSYGMSGHVFHAPFIDVHPDFNLYGVFERTKNLAEKKYPNIKTFRSLEKMLKDKAIDLIVVNTPNTTHYDYTKKALEAGKHVVVEKPFTVNSKEAEELIALAEKQNLKLSVYHNRRWDSDFKTVKKVVQKGVLGDIVEAELHYDRFDPELSYKTHKETPTEGVGSLYDLGSHLIDQALQLFGMPNSVFATLDSFRKDSKVGDYFDVKLYYDSHFVTLKSSYFVREPLPAYSIHGTKGSFIKSKADIQETELQKEIKPNTANWGIESETEKGLLHIIENGTSKKEHIVTEQGNYMAYYNGIAEAIINNKPLPVIAEEATEVIKIIEAAFLSNKERKVIKL from the coding sequence ATGGCAACCATCAACACAGCACTTTGTTCGTATGGAATGAGTGGACATGTTTTTCACGCACCTTTCATAGATGTTCATCCAGATTTTAATCTTTATGGTGTTTTTGAGCGAACAAAAAACTTAGCCGAAAAGAAGTATCCTAATATCAAGACGTTTCGCTCTTTAGAAAAGATGCTGAAAGATAAAGCTATTGATTTAATAGTTGTCAATACTCCTAATACCACACATTACGATTATACAAAAAAAGCACTCGAAGCAGGTAAGCATGTTGTGGTAGAAAAACCTTTTACGGTCAATTCAAAAGAAGCAGAAGAACTCATAGCATTAGCTGAAAAGCAAAACCTAAAATTGTCAGTATATCATAACAGACGTTGGGATAGCGATTTTAAAACCGTAAAGAAAGTTGTTCAAAAAGGTGTACTCGGAGATATTGTTGAAGCTGAATTACATTATGATAGATTCGACCCAGAACTGAGTTATAAAACACACAAGGAAACACCAACCGAAGGAGTCGGGAGTTTATACGATTTAGGTTCGCATCTCATAGACCAAGCATTGCAATTGTTTGGTATGCCAAATAGTGTTTTTGCAACCTTAGATTCTTTCAGAAAAGATTCTAAAGTAGGAGATTATTTTGATGTGAAACTTTACTATGATTCGCATTTTGTAACTCTAAAATCCAGTTATTTTGTAAGAGAACCATTGCCTGCCTATAGCATTCACGGCACAAAAGGTTCGTTTATTAAATCTAAAGCAGATATTCAGGAAACCGAACTTCAAAAAGAAATAAAACCTAATACAGCCAATTGGGGAATTGAGTCTGAAACAGAAAAAGGATTGCTTCATATCATTGAAAATGGTACTTCAAAAAAAGAACACATTGTAACAGAGCAAGGTAATTATATGGCCTATTATAATGGGATTGCTGAGGCTATTATAAACAACAAACCACTTCCTGTTATTGCAGAAGAAGCAACCGAAGTTATAAAAATTATTGAGGCTGCTTTTTTAAGTAACAAAGAAAGAAAAGTCATTAAATTATGA